GGCGTGTAAACTCTTGGTTTTACAGTGCGGACAGGAGCCCTTTTTACCACTTTCCTGACCGGTGGCGGAGTCGCTTTTTCAACTTCCTTTTCGTCGAGGGGGTTGCGCAGCACCAGTTGAATCGGCCCTTCGTGGGTTTTTTCCGCAAGCATCTCCGCATCCTCGGGAGCGATTTCGAGGGTGACGGTGCGCACCACTTTGGGTTTGCCCTCTTCAATGAAGGTCTCCTGGGCGATGGCCAGAACTTCGACCTTGCGCAGGAAGGTTTTGGCGGTGCGGATGTTGCCGGATTTCTGATCGATGGAAATGATGTCGACAAAGGTGTTCGGCAGAATAAAGCCGCCGACACCGACCACCTCGTCGACCCGAATGGCCATGGCGCGCATGCCGGGTTTGATCATCGCTACCAGGCCTGCTCCGGAGTTGGGTGCGGCCAGCTCCGCGGCGAGGATCGGAGTGCCCGCCACCATTTTGGAGACGGAAACCCGACCCACCACCTGCTCGACGTTTTCAAAGGCTCCCTGAGGGACGTTGGCTTTGGGCCATGGGGCGGTGGTCAACTGGGTTTTGTCGAGGCGGGTGCCAATGTTGACATCCGCTGCCGCGACCACAATTTCGGTCATGGACATGGCCGTGGTTGGGGAAGTGTCCGTTTGTGTCGCTTTGGTCGACAGCCACTTGTTGACCAGTATGACAGCAATGACCCCGAATATGACGGCCAGTGCCAGGGCGATGATGGTGCCATATTTTTTCATGCTGGGCCTCCTGTGAAACGGAAAAGGAAAATCGGACTGCTTTTTCAAGACACAGGGGTTTAAACCCTGTGCAATCCTCCGATATAGAAAAACTCGCCGAGGCGGCTTGTTTCACCATAGGGAACCCCAAAATGTCTGGGCAAAAAATCCAAAGGCGATAGCCGTGGCGTAAGGGAACCGGTTTGATGACCGGTTGACCGGTCTGCTGAAACTTTTGAAGTCACGGGTCAGGTATGCATTTTTCAGTGACGATATGTAAT
This portion of the Syntrophotalea acetylenica genome encodes:
- the cpaB gene encoding Flp pilus assembly protein CpaB, which codes for MKKYGTIIALALAVIFGVIAVILVNKWLSTKATQTDTSPTTAMSMTEIVVAAADVNIGTRLDKTQLTTAPWPKANVPQGAFENVEQVVGRVSVSKMVAGTPILAAELAAPNSGAGLVAMIKPGMRAMAIRVDEVVGVGGFILPNTFVDIISIDQKSGNIRTAKTFLRKVEVLAIAQETFIEEGKPKVVRTVTLEIAPEDAEMLAEKTHEGPIQLVLRNPLDEKEVEKATPPPVRKVVKRAPVRTVKPRVYTPPPAGFTVEVIRGDEAGKEYKVPAPK